In Shewanella sp. GD04112, the sequence CATAGTTGGTGAGGTTAATATGCAGACCAGTATCAAAAAATGGGGGAACTCTGCTGGAGCAATTATCCCTGCTGCCGTGCTGAAGAAGGCAGGGTTCGGTATGGGGGATCAAGTTGAAATAGAGGTTGTTCAGGGGCGTATTGTGATGAGCCCAGCAACCCCAATATTCACACTTGATGAGTTGCTAAGTGCCAGTCCAAAAGGGTCTTTTGAACTTGATTCAGAAGATACTCAATGGCTGAGTTCGTCACCTGTAGGCAAGGAAGAAATCTAATGAGTTACACCCCAAAACGAGGTGACATAGTGTGGATTGATTTTGACCCATCTGCGGGACACGAGCAGGCTCATCATCGTCCTGCGCTGGTACTTTCGCCTGAGCCGTTCAACAAGCAAATTCAACTTGC encodes:
- a CDS encoding AbrB/MazE/SpoVT family DNA-binding domain-containing protein, with the translated sequence MFKQCIIVGEVNMQTSIKKWGNSAGAIIPAAVLKKAGFGMGDQVEIEVVQGRIVMSPATPIFTLDELLSASPKGSFELDSEDTQWLSSSPVGKEEI